Proteins encoded within one genomic window of Phyllobacterium sp. T1293:
- a CDS encoding Hint domain-containing protein — MAKAPQKPPIKLDLGGGNALTIDGAQITSDGLINVGALNSARIDLINGAQLTVNSTALGIKALTNITYGIGNNCQLVLKEPSVKVDILNKTTIDFNESAGTGVLEYKPSDVALALADPIKLINLHQGDKIKVDGATSAKIIGKELVFRTSGLLGLGGTVKFAIDPNATFAFVQKDGEVTIKIPCFLSGTLIATPLGEVPVEKLGKGDLVYTMNGNAVPIIWAGRRTINPKAVDRLREHVPIRIRPGALDHGTPNRDLYISPDHCLFLNGTLIPAKFLVNGRSITQTATLEPFTYHHIELERHDILIAEGAYVESYLDLGNKAMFLEPGTLMFTAPASSRKAIHCYPPVYSGSILNSIQTALEQRAGELGYFKDRKEISRESTVNVFPFYKRIQ, encoded by the coding sequence ATGGCGAAAGCACCACAGAAACCGCCGATTAAGCTGGATCTGGGCGGAGGGAATGCTCTTACAATCGATGGTGCGCAGATCACTTCAGACGGACTGATCAATGTCGGCGCGCTTAACAGCGCAAGAATAGATTTGATCAACGGCGCGCAACTTACGGTAAATTCAACGGCTCTTGGCATCAAAGCTCTAACAAATATCACCTATGGGATAGGAAACAATTGCCAGCTGGTATTGAAGGAACCAAGCGTAAAAGTCGATATTTTGAACAAGACAACCATCGATTTCAATGAATCTGCAGGTACAGGCGTTCTTGAGTATAAGCCCAGTGACGTAGCACTCGCCCTGGCCGATCCCATTAAACTCATCAATCTTCACCAAGGGGACAAGATCAAGGTTGATGGCGCGACATCAGCTAAGATTATCGGCAAAGAACTCGTTTTTCGCACGAGCGGGCTGCTTGGTCTTGGCGGAACGGTCAAGTTTGCTATCGATCCGAATGCAACTTTTGCATTTGTCCAGAAAGACGGTGAAGTCACCATTAAAATACCCTGCTTTCTCTCGGGCACACTCATCGCAACACCTTTGGGAGAGGTTCCGGTTGAAAAGCTTGGGAAAGGTGATCTTGTCTACACGATGAATGGCAATGCCGTTCCAATCATCTGGGCTGGACGGCGTACCATTAATCCCAAAGCCGTCGACAGATTACGCGAGCATGTGCCCATTCGCATTCGCCCCGGAGCGCTCGATCATGGCACACCGAACCGCGACCTCTACATATCTCCAGACCATTGTCTGTTTTTGAACGGAACACTGATCCCGGCGAAATTTCTCGTCAACGGCAGATCCATAACACAGACTGCAACACTCGAGCCCTTCACCTATCACCACATTGAACTCGAACGGCACGATATACTGATCGCGGAAGGTGCCTATGTTGAAAGCTACCTCGATCTTGGCAACAAAGCGATGTTTCTGGAACCGGGAACGCTCATGTTTACCGCCCCTGCCAGCTCCAGAAAGGCCATCCACTGCTACCCCCCGGTTTATTCCGGCTCAATCCTCAACAGTATCCAGACAGCGCTGGAGCAGCGCGCAGGCGAACTTGGCTACTTCAAGGATAGAAAAGAAATATCCCGGGAATCAACGGTCAATGTGTTTCCTTTTTATAAGCGAATACAATGA
- a CDS encoding phosphodiesterase, whose translation MKIIQVTDLHLVTPGDMLCELDPLKNLQACITNINENHADAELVIFTGDLSDTGGDDTYRALAGELEKLIPSYKLLLGNHDDRSAFLRVFGSVTPEDGFVQSVVDTAEGRLIFLDSLSEGFVEGRLDEARQAWLKRRLAEAADKPVFLFLHHPPFPMFMPLIDGLGLVEADALYALLREHGNVRHIFVGHAHRPVAGSWRGIPVSVIRGTNHQNALDFTPDRIMTTLEPPAYAIVFIDRDMVIVHSHDFLDRTAAYR comes from the coding sequence ATGAAAATCATACAGGTTACCGATCTCCACCTTGTCACGCCCGGCGATATGCTGTGCGAGCTTGATCCCCTGAAAAATCTGCAGGCCTGCATTACCAACATCAATGAGAACCATGCGGACGCCGAATTGGTGATCTTTACGGGCGATCTCAGCGATACGGGCGGTGACGACACGTATCGGGCATTGGCTGGCGAGTTGGAAAAGCTCATTCCGTCATACAAGCTGCTTCTTGGCAATCACGACGATCGCAGCGCTTTCCTCCGGGTCTTTGGTTCAGTTACACCGGAAGATGGTTTCGTCCAAAGTGTTGTCGATACCGCAGAAGGTCGCCTGATATTCCTCGATAGCCTGTCAGAAGGCTTTGTCGAAGGGCGTTTGGACGAAGCACGGCAGGCATGGCTGAAGCGCCGATTGGCCGAGGCTGCCGATAAGCCGGTGTTTCTCTTCCTGCACCATCCTCCCTTCCCCATGTTTATGCCGTTAATTGACGGGCTGGGTCTCGTTGAAGCGGATGCGCTTTATGCCTTGTTGCGCGAGCATGGCAATGTCAGGCACATTTTTGTCGGACATGCTCACCGGCCGGTGGCCGGTAGCTGGCGCGGTATTCCTGTCAGCGTCATCAGGGGCACGAACCATCAGAATGCCCTCGATTTCACGCCCGACAGGATCATGACGACGCTCGAGCCACCGGCCTATGCCATTGTTTTCATTGATCGGGATATGGTGATTGTACATTCTCACGACTTCCTTGATCGCACTGCCGCCTATCGCTAG
- a CDS encoding LacI family DNA-binding transcriptional regulator, whose translation MDSNGDEPSKKTQHYVSAVEVAKKAGVSRSAVSRAFTPGASVSAKKREKIMAAAEELGYQVNDLARGLLARTSRLVGLVVTNPELGYRSHLVAALTKALIHRGSVPIVINTGRTEEELVAAQKTLFGYRAEATIILSGSPPSSFVELARRNGQPLIVLGRSETGADDVNIDNEGAGREAARLFLANGFRTLGFAGTVSRTPTTVERENGFCREATAHGAKVIMGHGGNSDYAGGQEAARQLFAGNERPQAVFCVNDLVAFGLIDHVRRHTSLNIPDDLSVIGFDDIPEAAWDTYNLTTFRQDPALMAEHAVALLDQRQSEPDRPPVHDRLSTHIVLRGSARISASTKP comes from the coding sequence ATGGATTCGAACGGCGACGAACCATCGAAAAAAACACAGCATTACGTCAGTGCTGTCGAGGTGGCGAAAAAAGCTGGTGTTTCCCGTTCCGCGGTGTCGCGGGCGTTTACACCCGGTGCCAGCGTTTCGGCCAAGAAGCGTGAAAAGATCATGGCTGCCGCTGAAGAGCTTGGCTATCAGGTCAATGATCTGGCGCGGGGCTTGCTGGCGCGAACAAGCCGTCTCGTCGGGCTCGTTGTTACCAACCCGGAACTCGGCTATCGCTCACATCTCGTCGCGGCTTTGACCAAGGCGCTGATCCATCGCGGCAGTGTACCGATTGTTATCAATACCGGCCGTACGGAAGAAGAACTGGTGGCGGCGCAGAAAACGCTGTTCGGTTATCGTGCCGAGGCGACAATTATTCTGTCGGGCTCGCCGCCCTCATCTTTCGTTGAACTCGCCCGGCGTAACGGTCAGCCGCTCATTGTGCTTGGGCGATCCGAAACCGGCGCCGATGACGTCAATATCGACAATGAAGGTGCAGGCCGCGAGGCTGCCCGGCTTTTCCTTGCCAATGGGTTCAGGACATTGGGTTTTGCCGGAACGGTTTCCCGTACACCCACCACCGTTGAACGCGAGAACGGTTTTTGCCGGGAAGCAACAGCCCATGGTGCAAAAGTGATCATGGGTCATGGTGGCAATTCGGACTATGCCGGCGGGCAGGAAGCGGCCCGGCAGCTTTTTGCTGGCAATGAGCGTCCGCAGGCGGTGTTCTGTGTCAACGATCTGGTGGCCTTTGGTCTCATTGACCATGTTCGACGGCATACCAGTCTGAACATACCTGACGATCTCTCCGTCATCGGTTTCGATGACATACCCGAGGCCGCGTGGGATACCTACAATCTCACAACCTTTCGTCAGGACCCCGCTCTCATGGCTGAACACGCCGTGGCACTTCTAGATCAGCGGCAGTCTGAACCGGATCGTCCGCCCGTACATGATCGTCTGAGCACACACATTGTTCTGCGCGGCAGTGCCCGCATTTCTGCATCAACCAAACCCTGA
- a CDS encoding ABC transporter permease: MARIDFWWLPRALVLGLLAFVIFGPLTNLLLWTVAEKWYFPHMLPLEYGFSFWQRVFSPRGNAMESLLTSIVVASLTVVVALALAVPAGYALSRLKLPSRSLILLAFLIPQAFPNLPVYVNIARFFYQIGLNGTIMGVVLVHVTHGLVYAVWIATAAFSAVQVDLEEAARSIGAGPMRAFRDVTLPLAAPGLLASAIFVFLESLDEFTGSYFVGAPDVNTLPLLLYTAGSGGNYQIASITALLLLIPSIGFMLVVERFLRADVLSKVGH, encoded by the coding sequence ATGGCTCGAATTGATTTCTGGTGGCTGCCGCGCGCGCTTGTCCTTGGTTTGCTGGCCTTTGTCATTTTTGGACCACTGACCAATCTGCTGCTGTGGACCGTGGCGGAGAAATGGTATTTTCCGCATATGTTGCCGCTGGAGTATGGTTTCAGCTTCTGGCAACGGGTGTTTTCGCCGCGCGGCAATGCGATGGAATCGCTGTTGACCAGCATTGTGGTGGCCAGCCTGACCGTGGTGGTGGCGCTGGCGCTGGCGGTGCCCGCCGGTTACGCCCTGTCCCGGCTGAAACTACCGTCCCGCAGCCTGATCCTGCTCGCCTTCCTCATTCCGCAGGCTTTTCCCAATCTGCCCGTTTACGTGAATATCGCCCGCTTCTTCTACCAGATCGGCCTGAACGGTACGATCATGGGGGTTGTGCTTGTTCATGTTACCCATGGTCTCGTCTATGCAGTCTGGATTGCGACGGCGGCATTCTCCGCCGTACAGGTTGATCTGGAGGAAGCGGCGCGTTCCATCGGTGCAGGTCCCATGCGGGCTTTTCGCGACGTGACACTGCCCCTTGCCGCCCCCGGACTGCTCGCCAGCGCGATTTTTGTGTTTCTGGAATCTCTTGACGAGTTCACAGGGAGCTATTTCGTCGGCGCCCCTGATGTGAATACTCTGCCTTTGCTGCTCTATACGGCGGGGTCGGGCGGCAACTATCAGATTGCTTCGATCACCGCCCTGCTGCTACTCATCCCGTCTATCGGCTTTATGCTGGTGGTGGAACGATTCTTGCGGGCCGATGTATTGTCCAAAGTTGGTCACTAA
- a CDS encoding ABC transporter permease: MQKRLLAILLVIPALVMIVLFFIVPLGASIIGAFVVGDSYGLGNFTKSFELYSSDMIFTLLIVGVSTLLIGLFSIAIGGYLTLGENPRAVAVLRWLYRWPMFIPFIVVGQVLRTFLAKNGLMNNILVSLGVLTPLQTVGFLDWRGIVIAFVWKQTPFVTLLVAGAMASLDRSTIEAARNLGASRLRILIEIVVPQIAGTLLVGLILSFVTMMSVLSVPLMINAQSPTMLTADIAFRINAHGDYGVANALGMISLLLTAGVALIYLRQSVKERS, from the coding sequence ATGCAGAAACGCCTTCTCGCTATCCTTCTTGTGATCCCGGCACTGGTCATGATCGTGCTGTTTTTCATCGTGCCGCTTGGCGCCTCGATCATCGGGGCTTTTGTGGTCGGGGATAGCTATGGCCTCGGGAATTTCACCAAATCCTTCGAACTCTATTCCAGCGACATGATTTTTACGCTGCTGATTGTCGGCGTATCCACTCTGCTCATCGGCCTCTTCTCTATCGCCATTGGCGGTTATCTGACGCTGGGCGAAAACCCCCGCGCTGTTGCCGTCCTGCGATGGCTCTATCGCTGGCCCATGTTCATTCCATTTATTGTTGTCGGTCAGGTCCTGCGCACTTTCCTTGCCAAGAATGGCCTGATGAATAACATCCTTGTCAGTCTTGGCGTGCTGACGCCGTTGCAAACCGTCGGCTTTCTTGACTGGCGCGGCATTGTCATCGCCTTCGTTTGGAAGCAAACGCCCTTCGTTACGCTGCTGGTTGCGGGAGCCATGGCCTCGCTTGACCGCAGCACCATTGAAGCGGCGCGCAATCTCGGCGCATCACGTCTGCGCATCCTGATCGAGATCGTTGTGCCGCAAATCGCTGGCACCCTGCTCGTCGGTCTTATCCTCTCATTCGTCACCATGATGTCGGTGCTTTCGGTGCCGCTGATGATCAATGCCCAATCACCCACCATGCTGACGGCGGATATTGCCTTCCGGATCAATGCCCATGGTGATTACGGCGTTGCCAATGCACTTGGTATGATATCGCTGCTGTTAACCGCCGGTGTTGCGCTCATCTATCTGCGCCAGTCGGTGAAGGAGCGTTCATAA
- a CDS encoding ABC transporter substrate-binding protein, whose amino-acid sequence MKTILQASLILGLAATPAAAGDLTVLTAGDQNMVDYVNDYLAPIFEKENPGTKVRVVGTGPGDAGSQKILERFDAQSKAKSEKWDVDVAVVHEKFAGPMVSDGYLEAYRSKIPSDKMVTTEKAKMALGANVDGYVMPMYSSQTAIAYNPALIPNPPKSYEELVAWAKQNPKQFGYNGIKGGASGVSFVMGWIYAFGDGDAKKLMNGPFEESETKKWDKAFAGLKDFTTNATLTPGNAGTLDMLSRGEIAMGPVWVDMFYSWKADGKLPPEMKLFLPAPGMPGQPMHYVIPAKSPNTELAEKFVALATSPKVQAEGIVKRFNWYPGIDAKYVQPELDKASWDKLFVDISPDDLATKAKPFPIAKYNSAILEAYEKNVAN is encoded by the coding sequence ATGAAAACAATATTACAGGCTTCTCTTATTCTCGGGCTTGCGGCGACACCTGCCGCTGCCGGTGATCTAACAGTGCTGACAGCGGGCGACCAGAATATGGTCGACTACGTCAATGATTACCTCGCACCCATTTTCGAAAAGGAAAATCCGGGCACCAAGGTGCGCGTGGTTGGCACAGGCCCCGGCGACGCCGGTTCGCAGAAGATTCTTGAGCGTTTTGACGCCCAGTCAAAAGCCAAGTCAGAAAAATGGGATGTGGATGTCGCAGTGGTCCACGAGAAGTTTGCTGGTCCCATGGTTAGCGACGGATATCTGGAAGCCTATCGCTCGAAGATTCCATCAGACAAGATGGTAACAACCGAGAAGGCCAAAATGGCACTCGGCGCCAATGTTGATGGCTATGTCATGCCGATGTATTCGAGCCAGACAGCTATCGCCTACAATCCGGCGCTGATCCCCAATCCACCAAAGAGCTATGAAGAGCTGGTTGCCTGGGCCAAACAGAATCCAAAACAGTTCGGCTATAATGGCATTAAAGGCGGCGCATCTGGCGTCAGCTTCGTCATGGGCTGGATTTATGCCTTTGGTGATGGCGATGCCAAGAAGCTGATGAATGGCCCGTTCGAGGAATCTGAAACCAAGAAATGGGACAAGGCTTTTGCTGGTCTAAAGGATTTTACCACCAACGCCACGCTGACACCTGGTAATGCCGGTACGCTCGATATGCTGAGCCGCGGTGAAATCGCCATGGGCCCGGTCTGGGTTGATATGTTCTATTCGTGGAAGGCTGACGGCAAGTTGCCGCCAGAAATGAAGCTGTTCCTCCCGGCTCCCGGTATGCCCGGCCAGCCTATGCATTATGTCATTCCGGCAAAGAGCCCGAATACGGAACTCGCCGAGAAGTTTGTCGCACTTGCCACGAGCCCGAAAGTTCAGGCTGAAGGCATCGTCAAGCGCTTCAACTGGTATCCGGGCATCGATGCAAAGTATGTGCAACCGGAACTCGACAAGGCGAGCTGGGACAAGCTGTTCGTCGACATTTCGCCTGATGATCTGGCGACCAAGGCAAAGCCTTTCCCGATTGCCAAGTACAATTCTGCAATTCTCGAAGCATACGAGAAAAATGTAGCCAATTAA
- a CDS encoding ABC transporter ATP-binding protein: MTGQAFLKVERMSVGYGPTTVLDNLDLDIHKGEFVALLGSSGCGKTTLLRTIAGFSKPFSGSIQVADRDVTQMPPDKRGMALVFQSYALWPHMTVAQNIGYGLKLQKHSKDVIEARVNEMQNLLGLGGLGARKPAQLSGGQRQRVALGRALAIDPEILLLDEPLSNLDARIRLTVRHEIRSLQKRLGITAIHVTHDREEAMVMADRIVIMNAGRIEQQGTPEDVYNKPASPFVAAFMGAENLLSMQARVHGEQVELAEGAFNPSTITARSGRPLATGPVQLRFRAEAARLAGSRDTVSAEPGSLELRGQIASVSYPGGHWRHAVRLGDDEILVDAERAFAEGETVKVRIPAQSLFIFNAPQVSAAAPTH, translated from the coding sequence ATGACAGGACAAGCTTTCCTCAAAGTCGAGAGAATGAGCGTCGGCTATGGCCCGACGACTGTACTCGACAATCTGGACCTCGATATTCACAAGGGTGAATTCGTGGCGCTTCTTGGCTCGTCAGGTTGTGGCAAGACGACATTGCTGCGCACGATTGCCGGCTTCTCCAAACCTTTCAGCGGTTCCATTCAAGTTGCGGATCGCGATGTCACGCAAATGCCGCCAGACAAACGCGGCATGGCGCTGGTCTTCCAGTCCTACGCGCTGTGGCCGCACATGACCGTTGCACAGAATATTGGCTATGGGCTGAAACTGCAGAAGCATTCGAAGGATGTCATCGAGGCTCGCGTCAATGAGATGCAGAATCTGCTTGGGCTCGGCGGTCTTGGCGCACGCAAGCCGGCTCAGCTTTCAGGCGGCCAGCGCCAGCGTGTGGCATTGGGCCGGGCACTTGCCATTGATCCGGAAATTCTGCTTCTCGATGAGCCTCTTTCCAATCTCGATGCCCGTATCCGCCTGACGGTGCGTCACGAGATTCGCTCGTTGCAGAAGCGGCTTGGTATCACGGCCATTCACGTTACCCATGATCGCGAGGAAGCCATGGTGATGGCTGACCGCATTGTCATCATGAATGCCGGGCGCATCGAGCAGCAGGGCACCCCTGAGGACGTCTACAACAAGCCCGCCTCCCCTTTCGTTGCTGCGTTCATGGGCGCGGAAAATCTTCTGTCAATGCAAGCGCGTGTCCACGGCGAACAAGTTGAACTGGCAGAAGGTGCGTTCAATCCATCAACGATCACTGCACGGTCCGGTCGTCCGCTCGCCACTGGTCCAGTACAATTGCGGTTTCGCGCCGAAGCAGCCCGCCTTGCCGGGAGTCGCGATACGGTTTCGGCAGAGCCGGGTTCGCTTGAATTGCGTGGACAGATTGCCAGCGTCAGTTATCCCGGCGGCCATTGGCGCCACGCGGTGCGGCTTGGCGACGACGAGATACTCGTCGATGCGGAGAGAGCCTTTGCCGAGGGAGAGACTGTGAAAGTGCGTATCCCCGCGCAATCCCTTTTCATTTTTAACGCACCGCAGGTTTCCGCCGCTGCGCCTACCCATTGA
- a CDS encoding ABC transporter substrate-binding protein produces the protein MRQLLVASILLAAGLQPVFAADGKLVLYTSQPNTDAQQTADAFMAKNPGIKVEWVRDGTPKIMAKLRAEIEAGQPQPDVLLIADVVTMEGLKKEGRLLPFKDAKTSGIDAALFDKDGTYFSTKLITTGIVYNTKAPFVPTSWADLAKPEAKGLVTMPSPLTSGAALIHTVTLTENLTQGWDYYAELAKNGAQAAGGNGDILKAVSGGDKLYGMIVDYMPIREKAKGAPVEFVFPKEGVSAVTEPVGILSTAKNPEAAKAFIDFLLSRDGQELAAKMGYIPASADVALPAGYPDRASIKVMKFDAAAALANETKNKEKFSEVMGQ, from the coding sequence ATGCGCCAACTTCTCGTAGCTTCCATCCTGCTCGCCGCCGGGCTCCAACCGGTGTTTGCCGCCGATGGCAAACTGGTTCTCTATACCAGTCAGCCCAACACCGATGCCCAGCAGACAGCCGATGCATTCATGGCAAAAAACCCCGGCATCAAGGTTGAGTGGGTACGTGACGGAACGCCAAAAATCATGGCCAAGCTGCGCGCTGAAATCGAAGCTGGCCAACCCCAGCCCGACGTTTTGCTGATCGCCGATGTAGTCACCATGGAAGGCTTGAAGAAGGAAGGCCGCTTGCTGCCCTTCAAGGATGCCAAAACGTCAGGCATTGACGCTGCCCTTTTCGACAAGGACGGAACCTATTTCTCCACCAAGCTGATCACCACGGGCATTGTCTACAACACCAAGGCGCCTTTTGTACCGACAAGCTGGGCCGATCTTGCCAAGCCTGAAGCCAAGGGCCTTGTCACCATGCCTAGTCCGTTGACTTCAGGTGCAGCACTCATCCACACGGTGACCCTCACCGAAAACCTTACACAGGGCTGGGACTACTATGCGGAGCTTGCCAAGAATGGCGCGCAGGCGGCTGGCGGCAATGGCGATATCCTGAAAGCGGTCAGCGGCGGCGACAAGCTCTATGGCATGATTGTCGACTACATGCCGATCCGTGAAAAGGCCAAGGGTGCTCCGGTCGAATTCGTCTTCCCGAAGGAAGGTGTTTCCGCAGTTACCGAGCCGGTCGGCATTTTGTCGACAGCCAAGAACCCGGAAGCTGCGAAAGCCTTCATCGATTTTCTTCTGTCCAGGGATGGTCAGGAACTGGCTGCCAAGATGGGTTATATTCCGGCAAGTGCCGATGTCGCACTTCCGGCAGGTTATCCCGACCGCGCCTCGATCAAGGTCATGAAGTTTGATGCTGCAGCAGCCCTTGCCAACGAGACCAAGAACAAGGAAAAGTTCAGCGAAGTGATGGGACAGTAA
- a CDS encoding ABC transporter permease, whose product MAVIQSIHKSGKPASVDAGSFHALMQTIRQNGRLSALLVLVAIFVLSFLPMLRLLVTAIAPGGEIDLGSFAARLSTVSVMRATLNTLDTAFFGALLALLIGAPFAVGIAMTDLPGRKTLGFLLLLPLMIAPQVMALSWLHLFGPSSTLLGAFGLAPPPGTSNPLLGRNGIILLYAIQHAPIVFITLRAGLTRVPRDLVEAARSSGSSPMRVLLTIILPMVRPYLVAATALAFVSGVGNFGIPALLGMPVNYLTLTTMIYQRIASFGPSVLPQVAALSVLIAILALLGVVLQALALKKVSHRFTAGTPARFALGSYRWPFAALCWLAILFMLILPVLALVSTALIPSFGVPLNWSTLTFSNFEEVLFRQASTSRAFWNSATLAGAAALILAIGSIPIAVGLERFSHLSQRILHGAIELPYALPGIVLAIASILLFLRPLPLIGSLYGTAWIILVAYLMRFFALAMKPVTTAIGQLSRDLNEAAAVSGAGPLRRLLTITGPLTAPAAVAGALLVFMSAFNELTVSALLWSSGHETLGVVLFSLEEAGLGTHAAAIAVTTIIIVVALLAVLDRLGKKLPSGVLPWR is encoded by the coding sequence TTGGCTGTTATTCAATCCATACACAAATCCGGAAAACCCGCGTCAGTTGATGCGGGTTCTTTCCATGCTTTGATGCAGACTATCAGGCAAAACGGTCGGCTGTCCGCCCTGCTGGTACTGGTCGCTATCTTTGTTCTCAGCTTCCTGCCGATGTTGCGGCTGCTGGTGACAGCTATTGCACCGGGCGGCGAGATTGATCTCGGTTCATTCGCGGCACGGCTTTCCACCGTCTCTGTCATGCGCGCCACGCTCAACACGCTGGATACGGCGTTCTTCGGCGCGTTGCTGGCGCTGCTGATTGGAGCACCTTTTGCAGTGGGCATCGCAATGACTGATCTGCCGGGGCGTAAAACCCTCGGCTTCCTCTTGCTGTTGCCATTGATGATCGCGCCGCAGGTTATGGCTTTGTCATGGCTGCATCTGTTTGGACCATCCAGCACACTGCTTGGTGCTTTTGGGCTGGCGCCGCCGCCGGGCACATCCAATCCATTGCTTGGCCGCAACGGGATCATCCTGCTTTATGCGATCCAGCACGCACCCATTGTCTTTATAACACTGCGCGCCGGACTGACCCGCGTGCCACGCGATCTGGTTGAGGCAGCGCGCTCCTCCGGCTCATCGCCAATGCGCGTTCTTCTGACGATTATACTGCCGATGGTACGCCCCTATCTCGTGGCCGCTACCGCTCTTGCCTTCGTTTCCGGCGTTGGTAATTTCGGCATTCCCGCCCTGCTTGGCATGCCGGTCAATTACCTCACCCTGACCACGATGATCTACCAGCGCATTGCCAGTTTTGGCCCGAGCGTACTGCCACAGGTCGCCGCGCTTTCAGTTCTCATTGCCATACTCGCTTTGCTCGGCGTTGTTCTTCAGGCGCTGGCACTGAAGAAAGTCAGCCATCGCTTTACGGCAGGAACGCCAGCGCGGTTCGCTCTTGGCAGTTATCGCTGGCCGTTCGCAGCGCTTTGCTGGCTCGCGATCCTGTTCATGCTGATCCTGCCAGTGCTTGCGCTGGTGAGCACTGCACTGATCCCGTCTTTTGGTGTGCCGCTCAACTGGTCAACCCTGACATTCTCCAATTTTGAGGAAGTTCTGTTCCGCCAGGCATCGACCAGCCGCGCCTTCTGGAACTCTGCCACGCTTGCGGGCGCCGCTGCTTTGATCCTCGCCATCGGCTCCATTCCGATTGCGGTCGGTCTGGAACGGTTTTCACACCTGTCACAACGTATCCTGCATGGGGCCATCGAACTGCCCTATGCCTTGCCTGGAATCGTGCTTGCTATCGCCTCTATCCTGCTGTTCCTGCGCCCGCTGCCATTGATCGGCAGTCTCTATGGCACCGCATGGATTATCCTTGTTGCCTATCTCATGCGGTTCTTTGCCTTGGCCATGAAACCCGTCACTACGGCGATTGGGCAATTGTCGCGCGATCTTAATGAAGCTGCTGCGGTATCAGGTGCCGGTCCGCTGCGCCGTCTTCTGACCATCACAGGGCCATTGACAGCACCCGCTGCCGTCGCAGGCGCATTGCTTGTGTTCATGAGCGCTTTCAATGAACTGACGGTTTCAGCACTGCTCTGGTCGAGTGGCCATGAAACGCTTGGCGTTGTCCTGTTCAGTCTGGAAGAAGCCGGGCTCGGCACCCATGCAGCGGCGATTGCCGTAACAACCATCATCATTGTCGTGGCGCTTCTGGCCGTGCTTGATCGTCTTGGTAAAAAGCTTCCATCAGGCGTGTTGCCCTGGCGCTAG
- a CDS encoding ABC transporter ATP-binding protein encodes MTDIHIQNLTKRFGETIALKDISIDFPAGSFTSLLGPSGCGKTTLLRLIAGFEAPDDGSIAFGDERVADARRQKTPEERGVGVVFQSYALWPHMNVAENVAYPLKTRKIAKAEIASRVKAVLDSVSLDGFADRRIEELSGGQRQRVALARCLVADTKIILFDEPLANLDMHLRASMIEAFRDIHRRTRATIVYVTHDQAEALALSDRIAVMSAGNILQIASPTEVYHSPADQRVAGFIGRGTPVSGTVVERQETSVIVEVAGFRLPARGVANGSDTVKLLLRPESLSLAEKGLAARVQESTYRGAVYETRLELPNGERLTLDSASALRLGDIVHVAITDAWIIPG; translated from the coding sequence ATGACAGACATTCACATTCAGAATCTGACGAAGCGCTTTGGCGAGACGATTGCGCTCAAGGATATCTCCATCGATTTCCCCGCGGGCTCGTTCACCTCGCTGCTCGGGCCATCCGGTTGCGGCAAGACAACGCTGCTGCGTCTCATTGCCGGGTTCGAAGCGCCGGATGATGGTTCCATTGCCTTCGGCGATGAGCGGGTGGCGGATGCCCGCCGCCAGAAAACGCCCGAGGAACGCGGCGTCGGCGTGGTCTTTCAGTCCTACGCCCTGTGGCCGCATATGAATGTTGCCGAGAATGTTGCCTATCCGCTCAAGACCCGCAAAATCGCCAAGGCCGAAATTGCAAGTCGCGTCAAAGCTGTGCTGGACAGTGTCAGCCTTGATGGTTTTGCTGATCGCCGCATCGAGGAACTCTCGGGCGGTCAACGGCAGCGGGTTGCGCTGGCACGCTGTCTGGTGGCTGATACAAAAATCATTCTCTTTGATGAGCCATTGGCCAATCTGGACATGCATCTGCGCGCGTCGATGATCGAGGCATTTCGCGATATTCACAGACGTACGCGCGCCACCATCGTCTATGTCACACATGATCAGGCCGAAGCATTGGCTCTGTCTGATCGAATTGCGGTGATGAGTGCTGGAAACATCCTGCAGATTGCATCGCCAACGGAAGTATACCACTCACCCGCGGATCAGCGTGTGGCCGGGTTCATCGGTCGCGGTACTCCGGTATCAGGCACCGTGGTCGAACGGCAGGAAACATCGGTGATCGTAGAGGTAGCAGGTTTCCGTCTGCCTGCTCGCGGAGTGGCGAATGGCTCCGATACCGTCAAATTGCTGTTGCGTCCGGAATCTCTCAGTCTTGCGGAAAAGGGACTTGCGGCACGCGTACAGGAAAGCACTTATCGCGGCGCTGTTTATGAAACCCGGCTCGAACTTCCCAATGGCGAACGCCTGACACTCGATAGTGCCTCGGCACTGCGCCTTGGCGACATCGTGCATGTTGCCATTACCGATGCATGGATTATTCCCGGCTAA